One region of Spiroplasma endosymbiont of Asaphidion curtum genomic DNA includes:
- a CDS encoding transposase family protein — translation MKFDKFNFINDKELLRLTGIKQSTFNKMLNILKEAELKKFKRGGKNNKLSLENRLLMTLSYWREYRTYFHLGKSFDISEASCYRNIKWIEDILIKHPDFQQLAGKKSINKWLF, via the coding sequence ATGAAATTTGATAAATTTAATTTTATTAATGATAAAGAATTATTACGATTAACTGGAATAAAGCAAAGTACTTTTAATAAAATGTTAAATATTTTAAAAGAAGCTGAGTTAAAAAAGTTTAAAAGAGGTGGTAAAAATAATAAATTATCATTAGAAAATAGATTATTGATGACTTTATCATATTGACGAGAATATCGTACTTATTTTCATCTTGGTAAAAGTTTTGATATTAGTGAAGCTAGTTGTTATCGAAATATCAAGTGAATTGAAGATATTTTAATCAAACATCCTGATTTTCAACAACTTGCTGGTAAAAAAAGCATTAATAAATGATTATTTTAA
- a CDS encoding chromosomal replication initiator protein DnaA, whose product MKKKFTFTNFVKGACNQDAYQASLAVIKNLGVSWNPLFIYGNSGLGKTHLLHAVENEIIKNNPNIKIRYLSSEEFGRMFLEIYNHGIDAIEDFKDSFNNYQVLLIDDIQLLAKRNKTNEIFFNIFNRFIDANKQIILTSDKYPDELDGFEQRMVSRFQSGLSVCLDAPDFETALNILNLKVKEVNYNATVFAKEVLEFIALNFNTDVRKLEGALNRMIFFSVMNISAEKIIELEDVKEAFKSSNIIIDKREKITIKKIKQIIAEYYNIPVKLLISKTRVANITIARHLAMFLARTLIDMNPFLGLALNLVVKTIQR is encoded by the coding sequence ATAAAAAAAAAATTTACCTTTACTAACTTTGTTAAAGGTGCTTGTAATCAAGATGCTTATCAAGCATCATTAGCTGTTATTAAAAATCTTGGTGTTAGTTGAAATCCATTATTTATTTATGGAAATTCGGGATTAGGTAAAACACATTTATTACACGCTGTGGAAAATGAAATTATTAAAAATAATCCTAATATTAAAATTCGATACTTATCTTCAGAAGAATTTGGTCGCATGTTTTTAGAAATATATAATCACGGTATTGATGCTATTGAAGATTTTAAAGATTCTTTTAATAATTATCAAGTATTATTAATTGATGATATTCAATTACTAGCAAAAAGAAACAAAACTAATGAAATCTTTTTTAATATTTTTAATCGTTTTATTGATGCTAATAAACAAATTATTTTAACTTCTGATAAATATCCTGATGAATTAGATGGTTTTGAACAAAGGATGGTGTCACGATTTCAAAGTGGATTAAGTGTTTGTTTAGATGCTCCTGATTTTGAAACGGCATTAAATATTTTAAACTTAAAAGTTAAAGAAGTTAATTATAATGCAACGGTTTTTGCCAAAGAAGTTTTAGAATTTATTGCCTTAAATTTTAATACTGATGTTCGTAAATTAGAAGGAGCTTTAAACCGAATGATTTTCTTTTCAGTAATGAACATTAGTGCTGAAAAAATAATTGAATTAGAAGATGTTAAAGAAGCTTTTAAAAGTTCAAATATTATTATTGATAAACGAGAAAAAATTACTATTAAAAAAATTAAGCAAATTATTGCGGAATACTATAATATTCCTGTTAAATTGCTTATTAGCAAAACTAGAGTTGCAAATATTACCATTGCCCGCCATTTAGCAATGTTTTTAGCAAGAACACTTATTGATATGAACCCTTTTCTCGGATTGGCATTGAATTTGGTGGTAAAGACCATTCAACGGTAA